One genomic region from Thermococcus celericrescens encodes:
- a CDS encoding ABC transporter permease, which yields MGWKAGVAILVIFALFVAFSNAGVSDEDIANWENLNYWKDNPRMAYPSWFALFGDRTPTVFLEPSLVEENGSSVYRFSYEHAYHDKPSDVRFYGLPYGEEVEISVLRPDGIRVPLYGGIATSSNLSLNTNMRTGVVSSLSDVLNLSEAEYVLFSATELLFSRDGSMATLNGEYVFEVRLAGNATPSVEILGTCYGLLGTDSYGRDMWVGFVKGMNNTLYLAFFTTAIIVALGVLIGLISGYVGGALGEFITFLLEVLVALPMLPILVVLVWLFSTQGYGQQVRINPVLFMFLVALLTLGKFAKTVRMMTIREKVNEYVKAAVSMGAGTLWVLRRHILPPVGEFSLRYSTILLARIVALVSVFGFFGLIPGTNWGSFMIEAMNQGALYGGYWWWIVAPGLAMAVLSAGLAFVSSGSG from the coding sequence ATGGGATGGAAAGCTGGAGTGGCGATACTCGTAATCTTCGCGCTCTTTGTGGCCTTCTCGAACGCGGGCGTGAGCGATGAGGACATTGCCAACTGGGAGAATCTCAACTACTGGAAGGACAACCCGCGAATGGCATATCCCTCGTGGTTCGCCCTATTCGGCGACAGAACTCCCACGGTCTTCCTGGAGCCGTCGCTCGTTGAGGAGAACGGTTCCTCAGTTTACAGGTTTTCCTACGAACATGCCTACCACGACAAACCGAGCGACGTTAGGTTCTACGGCCTCCCCTACGGTGAGGAGGTTGAGATAAGCGTTCTGAGGCCGGACGGGATTAGAGTGCCCCTCTACGGCGGTATAGCGACCTCGAGCAACCTCAGCCTCAACACCAACATGCGCACGGGAGTTGTTTCTTCGCTTTCCGACGTTCTCAATCTCAGCGAAGCTGAATACGTTCTCTTCTCCGCCACTGAACTCCTGTTCTCCCGCGACGGAAGTATGGCGACTCTCAACGGAGAGTACGTCTTTGAGGTTCGCTTAGCGGGAAACGCCACACCCTCCGTTGAAATCCTCGGAACCTGCTACGGTCTCCTCGGCACGGACTCCTACGGCAGGGACATGTGGGTGGGCTTCGTCAAGGGAATGAACAACACCCTCTACCTGGCCTTCTTCACCACCGCCATAATAGTGGCCTTGGGGGTTCTAATAGGTCTCATTTCGGGCTACGTTGGCGGTGCCCTGGGTGAGTTCATAACGTTCCTCCTGGAGGTTCTCGTCGCTTTGCCGATGCTCCCAATCCTCGTCGTCCTCGTCTGGCTCTTCTCCACCCAGGGCTACGGCCAGCAGGTCAGGATAAACCCCGTCCTCTTCATGTTCCTCGTTGCCCTCCTCACCCTCGGGAAGTTCGCCAAGACGGTTAGAATGATGACGATAAGGGAGAAGGTGAACGAGTACGTCAAAGCCGCGGTGAGCATGGGCGCCGGCACGCTCTGGGTCCTGAGGAGGCACATACTCCCGCCGGTTGGGGAGTTCTCCCTCAGGTACTCCACCATACTCCTGGCCAGGATAGTTGCACTGGTTTCGGTGTTTGGGTTCTTCGGCCTGATTCCGGGCACCAACTGGGGGTCGTTCATGATAGAGGCCATGAACCAGGGGGCGCTCTACGGGGGCTACTGGTGGTGGATAGTGGCTCCCGGCCTCGCCATGGCGGTTCTAAGCGCCGGTCTGGCCTTTGTATCCTCTGGCTCCGGTTAG
- a CDS encoding ABC transporter permease subunit, producing MRLPIRTLARLVAVYLGVLLVIVLVAGASSNKIAWEYTHEAVLHIRESNPALYAELERNATREGLTVDEYYHRILTKAKGVRTDNLLLMGIDLLRKSFDYYRENPKYDFAHVIKVTLAVMGLAMVLTLLLGLFLGFRLANGRFLGTVEGLARFFNGLPSWWIGAVLIAVFAVELGVFPIAGLRSTPPKEGFEGFLDVLWHLVLPVSTLVFVYVWEFVVTVAHEVRNELGKPYVLTERAKGLPEGLIYRKHVLRNVSIVLSSFTVQKFVEMFTDYIVIDVLFGLGGLGTLLRASFVRTIVPAIGVVVRFDYRLFFVVTLSIATITFLFSLLLELTKGLLDPRVS from the coding sequence ATGAGACTCCCGATCAGGACCCTCGCCCGGCTGGTGGCGGTTTACCTTGGCGTCCTCCTAGTGATCGTTCTGGTAGCCGGCGCTAGCTCCAACAAGATAGCCTGGGAGTACACCCACGAAGCCGTTCTCCATATCCGTGAATCCAACCCCGCTCTTTACGCCGAACTTGAGAGGAACGCCACCAGGGAGGGCCTGACAGTCGATGAGTACTACCACCGAATACTCACGAAGGCGAAGGGAGTCCGAACCGACAACCTTCTCCTCATGGGGATAGACCTCCTCAGGAAGAGCTTTGACTACTACCGCGAGAACCCCAAGTACGACTTCGCCCACGTCATAAAGGTGACCCTCGCCGTCATGGGGCTGGCCATGGTCTTGACCCTCCTCCTGGGTCTCTTCCTTGGCTTCAGGCTGGCAAATGGAAGGTTTCTTGGGACGGTTGAGGGACTGGCGCGTTTCTTCAACGGCCTGCCCTCCTGGTGGATAGGGGCGGTTCTGATAGCGGTCTTCGCGGTCGAGCTGGGGGTTTTTCCGATAGCCGGCCTGAGGAGCACTCCACCAAAGGAGGGCTTTGAGGGTTTCCTGGACGTCCTCTGGCACCTCGTCCTCCCGGTTTCCACGCTGGTCTTCGTCTACGTCTGGGAGTTCGTGGTCACCGTGGCCCACGAGGTGAGGAACGAGCTTGGAAAGCCCTACGTCCTCACTGAGAGGGCCAAGGGCCTTCCCGAGGGGCTGATATACAGGAAGCACGTCCTCAGAAACGTTTCCATCGTCCTGAGTTCTTTCACGGTCCAGAAGTTCGTGGAGATGTTCACGGATTACATAGTCATCGACGTCCTCTTCGGCCTCGGCGGTCTTGGAACCCTCCTAAGGGCCAGCTTCGTCAGGACCATAGTCCCGGCCATAGGCGTGGTGGTGCGCTTCGACTACCGCCTCTTCTTCGTCGTAACGCTGTCGATAGCCACCATAACGTTCCTCTTCTCCCTGCTACTTGAGCTGACCAAGGGACTGCTCGATCCGAGGGTGAGCTGA